In Legionella cardiaca, a genomic segment contains:
- a CDS encoding SurA N-terminal domain-containing protein: MLQKLNERIQGLVAWIVIILIAVTFTLFGVDYYMQSHQASDAAVEVNGQSISKQAFEVNYRRARQQRDAAQMTAGGEKALKKEVLEDMIVNEVSVQAARKNGFEVSVEQANAAILSIPQFQEDGHFSAERYQQALTGAMFTPESFQKEVRQGMLLNQQRFAFMGSAFALPNEIKRFVKLYMQTRDYDYLQIPAANFIKDSQVSDEAIAEYYKQHEKEFIAPEKVSIDYVRLSMQQLREGIAVSDDELKRYYDENQSNFLTPAQWQVSHILFAVPQDASEQIQDEIKQKAEEAYQTLKNNPAQFSEWVKTKSDDKLSIANDGVLPWMVAGQTEFDKELATLTTPGEISPPIKSTHGYEIFKLLAYKPAALKPLTEVQTDIKEQLLGELSQTKYAQALEQLSDLSYQSPDSLEPVADALKLTINKTTPFSRRGGKDELTKNKEIVNAAFSHDVLELGNNSEPVQIDNDSVIVLRVNKHYPAAEKPLADVKSYIAKKLALRDAEQKAKQLGTTLLSSKTNEEAREKLLQENQLQWRQVAQATRDTDKADSAVNDLAFGLARTDSKNGRSLKNGDFVIVHLKKINNGQFKSLDKEQQASIAQQIESSYGVMDYDLYVNGLLSKATINRH, translated from the coding sequence ATGTTGCAGAAGCTGAACGAACGCATACAAGGTCTTGTAGCCTGGATAGTCATTATTCTTATCGCTGTTACTTTTACTCTCTTCGGCGTGGACTATTATATGCAGTCGCATCAGGCATCGGATGCTGCCGTAGAGGTCAATGGGCAATCAATTTCTAAGCAGGCCTTCGAAGTTAATTACCGACGCGCCCGCCAGCAGCGTGATGCCGCACAAATGACTGCCGGTGGTGAAAAAGCACTTAAAAAAGAAGTGCTGGAAGATATGATTGTTAATGAAGTATCGGTCCAGGCTGCCAGAAAAAATGGCTTTGAAGTCAGTGTAGAGCAGGCTAATGCTGCAATACTTAGTATTCCTCAATTTCAAGAAGATGGTCATTTTTCAGCAGAACGCTACCAACAGGCACTAACTGGAGCCATGTTTACACCGGAATCTTTTCAAAAAGAAGTTAGACAAGGGATGCTGCTTAATCAACAACGTTTTGCCTTCATGGGTAGTGCGTTTGCGTTACCTAATGAAATTAAACGCTTTGTGAAGCTTTATATGCAAACGCGTGATTATGACTACTTACAAATCCCAGCTGCTAACTTTATTAAAGACAGCCAAGTTTCTGATGAAGCTATTGCTGAATATTATAAACAGCATGAGAAAGAATTCATCGCTCCAGAAAAAGTTTCAATTGATTATGTGCGCCTGTCTATGCAACAGCTTAGAGAAGGCATTGCTGTTAGCGATGATGAATTAAAACGTTACTATGATGAGAATCAATCTAATTTTCTTACGCCAGCGCAGTGGCAAGTTTCTCATATTCTTTTTGCCGTTCCACAAGATGCATCTGAGCAAATACAGGATGAAATTAAGCAAAAGGCCGAGGAAGCTTATCAAACCTTAAAGAATAATCCTGCTCAGTTTTCTGAATGGGTAAAGACAAAATCTGATGATAAATTATCGATCGCAAACGATGGCGTATTACCTTGGATGGTTGCCGGACAAACAGAGTTTGACAAGGAACTGGCTACATTAACTACGCCCGGCGAGATTTCACCCCCCATTAAATCGACTCACGGTTATGAAATTTTCAAACTACTGGCTTATAAGCCGGCAGCCTTAAAACCGTTAACTGAAGTGCAAACTGACATTAAAGAGCAATTATTAGGTGAGCTTTCTCAAACTAAATACGCACAAGCACTCGAACAGCTGAGTGATTTAAGTTATCAATCACCAGATTCGTTAGAACCGGTAGCTGATGCATTGAAATTAACTATTAACAAAACGACACCATTTTCTCGACGAGGTGGTAAAGACGAGTTGACTAAAAATAAAGAGATAGTAAATGCCGCCTTTAGTCATGACGTTTTGGAACTGGGTAATAATAGCGAACCTGTACAAATTGATAACGATAGTGTTATAGTATTGCGTGTTAACAAGCATTACCCTGCTGCAGAAAAGCCTCTGGCTGATGTAAAAAGCTATATTGCTAAAAAATTAGCGCTAAGAGATGCTGAACAAAAGGCAAAGCAGTTGGGCACAACCCTGCTATCTTCAAAAACAAATGAAGAAGCGCGGGAAAAATTGCTGCAGGAAAATCAGTTGCAGTGGCGTCAAGTTGCGCAGGCGACACGTGATACTGATAAAGCTGACTCTGCAGTTAACGATTTGGCTTTCGGCTTAGCGCGTACAGATAGCAAAAATGGCCGTAGCTTAAAAAATGGTGATTTCGTAATTGTTCATCTGAAAAAGATTAATAATGGCCAATTTAAATCACTTGACAAGGAACAACAGGCTAGCATTGCGCAGCAAATTGAGTCTAGCTATGGTGTGATGGATTACGACCTTTATGTAAACGGCTTATTGAGTAAGGCGACAATCAATAGGCATTAA
- a CDS encoding HU family DNA-binding protein, translating to MNKSELIEAIANGSGVTKADASRVLDTFMTTVTDALRSGDQVVLPGFGSFSTGNRSARTGRNPQTGETIEIKASRVAKFKAGKSLKEAVQEA from the coding sequence ATGAATAAGAGTGAATTAATTGAAGCAATTGCAAATGGTTCAGGCGTAACTAAAGCAGACGCTAGTCGAGTTCTCGATACTTTTATGACAACCGTGACCGACGCTTTAAGAAGCGGTGACCAAGTTGTATTACCAGGTTTCGGTTCTTTCTCCACTGGTAACCGTTCTGCGCGCACTGGTAGAAATCCGCAGACAGGTGAAACCATTGAAATCAAAGCTTCAAGAGTTGCTAAGTTTAAAGCTGGCAAATCATTGAAAGAAGCTGTACAAGAAGCGTAA